The genomic DNA CCGTTCGCCGTCGCTCTTGGTGTCGGCGGAATAGACGTCGAAGCTGAGTTCGGCCGGTGGGATGCGCACGTCGCTGCCGGAGACCGCATTGAGCTTCATGCCGCCGGCATCGAGCACCAGCACCTGCTTGTCGAGCGCGCCTTGCTCCGGCACGCGGACCTTGCGCGTGGCCGAGGCGCGTCCAAAGGAGACATTGACGAAATATTCGCCCGGTACCAGATTGAACGCTGTCGAGCCGCCTTCCGACGTTGCGAGAAGCGGCAGCTTGCCGTCGCTTCCGGGGATCGGGCTGAACACACGCCAGGTGAGCCCAGCTTCGACCGGTCCGCCTTTTTCGGTCAGCAGCGCCTCGAGCTTGATATCCTTCAGCGTGCCGTCCGCCAGCGGATCCGATGTCATCGGGCTGAAGCCCGTCAGCTTCGGCATCTTGCGCGGGCCGGCGATCGAGGGGAAACTTTCAAACGCCTGGGTCGCATCCTCTGCGAACACATTTCCCGTAGCGGTGCCGGCGACAAGGATCGCAAGACCGGTCTGAAGGAAAATACGAGAGCGTGCACGCATGAGAACAGTTGACTTCCTGACTGAGTGACTCCACTTGGGACGCCGGTATGGCATTTTCGTGGCTGCCTGTGGGGCGGCAAATTAGTGGAATTCATCTGACATGAAAACCGAAATTAAGCTCGTCGACTACCTGACGTCCCGTCGCTCCATCCCCGCTTTCCAGATGGGAGGTCCCGGTCCCGGCAAGGCCGAGGTCGAGGAAATGCTGAAGCTTGCTTCGCGCGTGCCGGACCACGGCAAACTCGCGCCCTGGCGCTTCATCGTCTATCGCGGCGAGGAGAGGGTACGCATCAGCGCCAAGCTGAAGGCAATGGCGCTTGAGCTGAAGCCGGATCTGTCGGAAGAGATGATCAAGGTGGAGGAAACTCGCCTGTCGCGTGCGCCTGTGGTCGTCGCCGTCGTCAGCACCGCCGCGCCGCATTTCAAGATCCCGGAATGGGAACAGGTCATGTCCGCTGGTGCCGTCTGCCTCAACCTGCTGATGGCCGCCAACGCCCTCGGTTACGCATCCAACTGGCTGACCGAGTGGTATGCTTTCGACGAGCGCGCCTATCCGCTGCTGGGCGTGAAGCCGGGCGAGAAAATTGCTGGCTTCATCCATATCGGTACCGCCATGGTGCCACCGACGGAGCGGCCGCGGCCGGAGCTGGCCGAGATCGTCACCTGGGTTGGCGAGGAAGCCTGATGTTTTACGATACGACCTCGAACAGTCACGGTCTGCCGCATGATCCTTTCAAGGCGATTGTTTCGCCGCGGCCGATCGGTTGGATTGGCACGCGGTCGGCCGAGGGCGCGCTGAACCTCGCGCCCTATTCCTTCTTCAATGCCATCAGCGACCGGCCGAAGCTCGTGATGTTTTCATCGAGCGGCTATAAGGATTCGGTTCGCAACATCGAGGCAACCGGCGAGTTCACGGCGAGCTTCGCCAGCCGTGACCTGGCGGCCGCCATCAACAAGACGTCGATCCCGGCGCCGCATGGCGAGAGCGAATTCGAGATCGCCGGATTGACGCCGGTCGACGGCGCGCTGGTTGGGGCGCCGTTCGTCGGTGAAGCCTATGCCGCGCTCGAATGCCGGATGACCGAGATGTTCCAGCCCAAGGATCTGGATGGTGCATTGTCCGACAACTACGTCGTCATCGGCCAGGTCGTCGGCATCCACATTCGCGAAGATGCGATCCGCGATGGCCGTTTCGACATGGCGACGGTCAAGCCGCTCGCCCGCCTCGGCTACATGGACTATTGCGACGGCGGCGACGTCTTCCAGATGACCCGCCCGACGCGCTGACGGTTACCGCGCCGGCTCGGCGTCATACGCTGCCGGCGATGACTGCTTGCTCGGGCGAGCGGCAGACGACCGAAGCGAATCCGTCGTTACTGCTTTGTGAAAGCGCCCAGCGTGTGGCTGCAGCATCGGCGGTGGGCGGCAGCACCTCATAGGCGCGGATGCCGGCGTCATGGGCCCTTAGCACCACATTGGCGCGACCCGCGAGCACGGGCGCGGCCACGCCCTGATGCGCGGCACTCGCCGGCTCCTTGCAGCCGACTGCCTTTGCCAGCGCCGAGCCGTTGAAGATCAATCCTTCCAGTCGCTGCGAGCACCCCGCCAGTGTGTGCGGCGACAGCAGGCCTTCGGGTGCTGCGCCGTATTCGGCGTAAATCCGGGTGCGATTGGCTGGAAGGCCAATCCTTGCTTCGGCAACCCGCAGCATCACGTCGAGCTTCTGTATGTCCGCGCGGCCGCGGCATCCGGTAAGCACGACGCCATCGATGCCGCTATCAAGCAGCCGGTGTACGTCGTCTTCATGGAGCAGCCCTACCGGTTCCACACAGGCGAGCAGCGCGAGATCGCGTCCTTCCATCCGGGCGAGGCCAAGACGCGTTTCGTGGCCGAGGCCGGCAGTCAGGATCAGCCCAGCCAATGTGTTGAGAACGCTCACGTCCAGGCTAAGCGCGTCGTCGTCCGCAAACAGCAGCGGCCTTATGGTTTGGAGGCGGTTAACAGACATGGTGAACCAATCTTAAACCTTTGCTCGCTAGGCTCAGAACATCGGTGGCATTGGCGTGGTCTAGTGGGGCGTAGGTGATCATACAAGCATTTCTTCGCTGGGTGGAAACGGCGAGAACAGGCGAACGCATTCGCGCCGCCAGCGCGCTCGGCCGCGCCTATGTTGACGCGCAACTGAATGGCCTCGATCGTCGCGCCGCCGAGATGGCGATGACCTTCCTGCTGGACGATCCGTCGCCCAAAGTTCGCCTTGCCTTGGCCGAAGTCCTTTGCGGTTGCTCTTCCGTGCCGCGCGCCATCATTCTTGGTCTTGCCGGGGACCAGCCTGAAATTGCCTATCTCGTCGTTTCGCATTCTCCCGTCCTGACCGACGACGACCTGGTCGACCTCGCGGCTCGGGGAACGCTGGAGACCCGCGCGCTGATCGCGGCGCGCAGTTTCGTTTCGCGCGGGGTCGCCGCTGCGATCGCCGAAATCGGCGACGAAGACGAAATGCTGATCCTGCTCGAAAACCCCGGCGCTCTTCTGTCGCGCCGTTCGCTGAAGCGCATTGCCGAGCGTCTTGGCCATTCGGCTTCGGTTCGTGACCTGCTTCTTGCGCGCAACGACCTGCCGAGTGCCGCCCGCCACGCGCTTGTCGAAGAAGTCGGTGCAGCACTTGCCGCCTTCGGCCTCGTACAGGTGACGATTGGAGAAGGTCGCGTGCAGCGGGTCACCCGCGAAGCCTGCGATATCGCCGCCGTCGGCATGGTTGGAACGACGGCCGTCGAGGAGCTGCCGGACCTCGTCACGCATCTGCGCGAGACCGGCCGCCTGACGCCCGCCTTCCTGCTGCATGCGCTCGTGACCGGCCGTGCAGAGTTTTTCTCGGCCGCAATCGTCGACCTCTCCGGCGTCAGCGAAAAACGCGTGCGTTCCATCCTGTCCGGTGGGCGCGTCCACTCGATCCGTGCCCTGTTCGAAAGCGCCGGGCTCGGCCGCGACGTCAGCGAGACGTTTGCGACAGCGGTCCTCCTGTGGCGTCAGGACGGGCCGGGTTCAATCGGCGGCCACGCGACGGTCTCGGCAGAACTGCTCGTGCGCCTGCGACGTGGACGGGCAACATCGCCGACCGACGCAGCGATGATCGATCTGCTCGAGCGCCTGGCATTCGCCGAGGAACGCCAGTCGGCCCGTGACTACGCGGAACTTGCCGCACGCCAGGCCGCCTGATCGCGACCCGCTTTAGCGAGGAATGGACCCATGAACGCGAGGACCGCGACCGTTGCCGTGACCGGAATCGGCGGTTTTGTCGGACGGCACGTCGCGCTCGCCTTGCTGCGCGAAGGTTATCCTGTGCACGGCACGGTTCGCGCGCTCGGGCGCGCCGAGGAGATCGAGCGATCCATTCGCGCGGCCGGTGGTACGGATGCCGCGCGCCTGACGTTTGGAGAGGCGGATCTCCTGGAGGAGCGGGGCTGGGCTGAGGCCTTTGCCGAGGTTTCCTACGTCGTCCACACCGCCTCGCCA from Ensifer adhaerens includes the following:
- a CDS encoding nitroreductase family protein, whose product is MKTEIKLVDYLTSRRSIPAFQMGGPGPGKAEVEEMLKLASRVPDHGKLAPWRFIVYRGEERVRISAKLKAMALELKPDLSEEMIKVEETRLSRAPVVVAVVSTAAPHFKIPEWEQVMSAGAVCLNLLMAANALGYASNWLTEWYAFDERAYPLLGVKPGEKIAGFIHIGTAMVPPTERPRPELAEIVTWVGEEA
- a CDS encoding flavin reductase family protein, which gives rise to MFYDTTSNSHGLPHDPFKAIVSPRPIGWIGTRSAEGALNLAPYSFFNAISDRPKLVMFSSSGYKDSVRNIEATGEFTASFASRDLAAAINKTSIPAPHGESEFEIAGLTPVDGALVGAPFVGEAYAALECRMTEMFQPKDLDGALSDNYVVIGQVVGIHIREDAIRDGRFDMATVKPLARLGYMDYCDGGDVFQMTRPTR
- a CDS encoding DUF2336 domain-containing protein, translated to MIIQAFLRWVETARTGERIRAASALGRAYVDAQLNGLDRRAAEMAMTFLLDDPSPKVRLALAEVLCGCSSVPRAIILGLAGDQPEIAYLVVSHSPVLTDDDLVDLAARGTLETRALIAARSFVSRGVAAAIAEIGDEDEMLILLENPGALLSRRSLKRIAERLGHSASVRDLLLARNDLPSAARHALVEEVGAALAAFGLVQVTIGEGRVQRVTREACDIAAVGMVGTTAVEELPDLVTHLRETGRLTPAFLLHALVTGRAEFFSAAIVDLSGVSEKRVRSILSGGRVHSIRALFESAGLGRDVSETFATAVLLWRQDGPGSIGGHATVSAELLVRLRRGRATSPTDAAMIDLLERLAFAEERQSARDYAELAARQAA